A genomic segment from Curtobacterium sp. MCSS17_007 encodes:
- the manA gene encoding mannose-6-phosphate isomerase, class I, with the protein MFLGITNTPRDYAWGSATAIPELLGRTVTGAPQAELWLGAHAGSPSVVVNPAMVGGADTLRDWIEAEPQEALGADRSGLPFLLKLLAAAAPLSLQAHPTPEQAEEGFAREEAAGIPLDDPARNYKDPFPKPELVVALSDRFEALSGFRPVADTVAEVEALDAGSGRLGPLLAHLSQGLEDTVRWLETADSSALAVVQAASDLAAAVAEGDRTPNVQTVVDLADAYPGDPGVVVSLLMHRVTLTTGEAMYLPAGNVHAYLDGLGIELMAPSDNVLRGGLTSKHVDVPELLRVLDFTAYPAPVLTPQHLDQGVDRFAPEGVGFALVRVTGDGRPVGLGTGGVAPLCGPSIAVCTAGAVTLVGATSATLLRQGESCYITPDEGDVTVEADAGTGLTSTVFIATGA; encoded by the coding sequence ATGTTCCTCGGCATCACCAACACGCCACGCGACTACGCCTGGGGCTCGGCCACCGCCATCCCCGAACTCCTCGGCCGGACCGTCACGGGTGCGCCGCAGGCGGAGCTCTGGCTCGGCGCGCACGCCGGCAGTCCGAGCGTGGTCGTCAACCCGGCCATGGTCGGCGGTGCGGACACCCTGCGCGACTGGATCGAGGCCGAGCCGCAGGAAGCCCTCGGCGCGGACCGCAGCGGTCTGCCGTTCCTGCTGAAGCTCCTCGCGGCAGCTGCGCCGCTGTCCCTGCAGGCGCACCCCACCCCCGAGCAGGCGGAGGAGGGCTTCGCACGTGAGGAAGCGGCGGGCATCCCGCTCGACGACCCGGCGCGGAACTACAAGGACCCGTTCCCGAAGCCCGAACTCGTCGTCGCGCTCAGCGACCGCTTCGAGGCGCTCAGCGGCTTCCGCCCGGTCGCCGACACCGTGGCCGAGGTCGAGGCGCTCGACGCCGGGAGCGGCCGGCTCGGTCCGCTCCTGGCACACCTGTCCCAGGGGCTCGAGGACACCGTCCGCTGGCTCGAGACCGCCGACTCCTCGGCGCTCGCCGTGGTGCAGGCCGCGTCCGACCTCGCCGCCGCGGTCGCCGAGGGTGACCGCACCCCGAACGTGCAGACCGTCGTCGACCTGGCGGACGCGTACCCGGGTGACCCGGGCGTCGTCGTGTCGCTCCTCATGCACCGGGTCACCCTGACCACCGGCGAGGCCATGTACCTGCCCGCGGGCAACGTGCACGCGTACCTCGACGGCCTCGGCATCGAGCTCATGGCGCCCTCGGACAACGTGCTGCGCGGCGGCCTGACGTCGAAGCACGTCGACGTCCCGGAGCTCCTGCGCGTGCTGGACTTCACCGCGTACCCGGCTCCCGTCCTGACGCCGCAGCACCTCGACCAGGGGGTCGACCGGTTCGCACCGGAGGGCGTCGGGTTCGCCCTCGTCCGCGTCACCGGCGACGGCCGGCCCGTCGGCCTCGGCACGGGCGGTGTCGCGCCGCTCTGCGGACCGAGCATCGCGGTCTGCACCGCCGGCGCCGTGACGCTCGTCGGAGCCACGTCGGCGACCCTGCTGCGCCAGGGGGAGTCGTGCTACATCACGCCCGACGAGGGCGACGTCACCGTCGAGGCCGACGCCGGGACCGGGCTCACCTCGACGGTCTTCATCGCGACCGGTGCGTGA
- a CDS encoding WhiB family transcriptional regulator, with product MNGSDFHAGVPEDWHVDPVSLGVPGVRRPEADDENPLAWQVDSLCAQTDPEAFFPEKGGSTREAKKICGSCEVRSQCLEYALENDERFGIWGGLSERERRKLRRRA from the coding sequence GTGAACGGTTCCGACTTCCATGCCGGCGTGCCGGAGGACTGGCACGTCGACCCGGTGTCGCTCGGCGTCCCCGGTGTCCGCCGGCCCGAAGCGGACGACGAGAACCCGCTCGCCTGGCAGGTCGACTCGCTGTGCGCGCAGACCGACCCCGAGGCGTTCTTCCCCGAGAAGGGCGGCTCGACGCGCGAGGCGAAGAAGATCTGCGGTTCGTGCGAGGTCCGGTCGCAGTGCCTGGAGTACGCGCTCGAGAACGACGAGCGGTTCGGCATCTGGGGCGGGCTCTCCGAGCGCGAGCGCCGGAAGCTCCGCCGCCGCGCCTGA
- a CDS encoding acyltransferase family protein, producing MSEQSERPRRSGSTRWDVQGLRAFAVLSVVAYHLWPNRLPGGFVGVDVFFVISGFLITGHLLREQAASGRIALGRFWARRAKRLLPGASLTLLGTGAAVLVLVPSTLWGQYGRELIASTLYVQNWQLASDSVDYLASDNQPSPFQHFWSLSVEEQFYIVLPVLLVVLAALLRRAPWWSPVRTARVLLGVVVLASLAWSLVETRSAPGIAYFSTATRAWEFALGGLASTVVLSSAVRPAVAWVRTGGAWLGTALLVASLVVITPSTPFPGSAALLPVAGATLVVLFGARSGLQAVGRLAPVAFVGRTSYAVYLWHWPAVVLLPIATGHALGTRDKLLVLLGTAVLATVTTLLVEEPLRFSDRFRSLRPRRVALWGAVSTLLVVALGGSTLGALQVQQAQAAAFQRSLETGDVACFGAAARIGSADPCTDPRLADVRVPTPAAAAEDDVNRDACWSNTTADFNVCTVGPRTGYTKHLAAIGDSHNNALLSAYAAIAEQRNWRIDVAGHIGCYLTTAVQQAPSQAYTDSCDEWKRSATTWISAHPGLDAVVVTHATTKSPVVAPAGTTTEQATVDGLVGAWRSAVDAGVPVIAIRDNPVARDDVMTCLGRMSGPTTTECDLPRSEALASFDGSEQAVREIGDRARFVDLTDWYCTTTSCPAVVGGVLVHRDPTHLTATFATTLAPYLGADIARALDSLGR from the coding sequence ATGTCTGAGCAGTCCGAGCGCCCGCGCCGGTCCGGCAGCACCCGGTGGGACGTGCAGGGCCTGCGCGCCTTCGCCGTCCTGTCGGTCGTGGCCTACCACCTGTGGCCGAACCGCCTGCCCGGCGGGTTCGTCGGCGTGGACGTGTTCTTCGTCATCTCCGGCTTCCTCATCACGGGGCACCTGCTGCGTGAGCAGGCGGCGAGCGGACGGATCGCCCTCGGGCGGTTCTGGGCCCGACGCGCGAAGCGGCTCCTGCCCGGCGCATCGCTCACGCTGCTCGGCACCGGCGCCGCGGTCCTCGTGCTCGTCCCGAGCACCCTCTGGGGGCAGTACGGCCGCGAGCTCATCGCCTCGACGCTCTACGTGCAGAACTGGCAGCTGGCGTCCGATTCGGTCGACTACCTGGCGTCGGACAACCAGCCGTCGCCGTTCCAGCACTTCTGGTCGCTGTCGGTCGAGGAGCAGTTCTACATCGTCCTCCCCGTGCTGCTCGTCGTCCTGGCGGCCCTGCTCCGGCGCGCACCGTGGTGGTCGCCGGTGCGGACCGCTCGGGTCCTGCTCGGCGTGGTGGTGCTCGCCTCGCTCGCCTGGAGCCTGGTCGAGACCCGCTCCGCCCCGGGCATCGCCTACTTCTCCACCGCCACGCGTGCATGGGAGTTCGCCCTGGGCGGGCTCGCGTCGACGGTCGTCCTCTCGTCTGCCGTCCGACCGGCGGTCGCGTGGGTCCGGACGGGAGGCGCGTGGCTGGGCACCGCCCTGCTGGTGGCGTCGCTCGTCGTCATCACCCCGTCGACCCCGTTCCCGGGCTCCGCGGCGCTGCTGCCGGTCGCGGGAGCGACCCTCGTCGTCCTGTTCGGCGCCCGGAGCGGACTGCAGGCCGTCGGTCGGCTCGCCCCGGTCGCCTTCGTCGGGCGGACCTCCTACGCCGTGTACCTCTGGCACTGGCCGGCAGTCGTCCTGCTGCCGATCGCGACCGGGCACGCCCTCGGTACGCGCGACAAGCTGCTCGTCCTGCTCGGCACGGCCGTCCTCGCGACCGTCACCACGCTGCTGGTCGAGGAACCGCTCCGGTTCTCCGACCGGTTCCGTTCCCTCCGTCCCCGCAGGGTCGCGCTGTGGGGTGCCGTGAGCACCCTCCTGGTCGTCGCGCTCGGCGGGTCGACGCTCGGGGCGCTGCAGGTGCAGCAGGCGCAGGCGGCGGCGTTCCAGCGCTCACTCGAGACGGGTGACGTCGCCTGCTTCGGCGCGGCCGCCCGGATCGGGTCCGCGGACCCCTGCACCGACCCGCGGCTCGCCGACGTCCGCGTCCCGACGCCGGCCGCGGCCGCTGAGGACGACGTGAACCGGGACGCGTGCTGGTCGAACACGACCGCCGACTTCAACGTCTGCACGGTCGGTCCCCGGACCGGGTACACGAAGCACCTCGCGGCGATCGGCGACTCGCACAACAACGCGCTGCTGAGTGCGTACGCGGCGATCGCGGAGCAGCGGAACTGGCGCATCGACGTCGCGGGGCACATCGGCTGCTACCTGACGACCGCCGTGCAACAGGCCCCGTCGCAGGCGTACACCGACTCGTGCGACGAGTGGAAACGGTCCGCGACGACGTGGATCTCGGCGCACCCGGGACTCGACGCCGTCGTCGTCACCCACGCGACGACGAAGTCCCCGGTCGTGGCTCCGGCGGGGACCACCACCGAGCAGGCCACCGTCGACGGGCTCGTCGGCGCCTGGCGGTCGGCCGTCGACGCAGGGGTGCCGGTGATCGCGATCCGGGACAACCCGGTCGCCCGCGACGACGTGATGACCTGCCTCGGTCGGATGTCGGGCCCGACGACGACGGAGTGCGACCTCCCGCGCAGCGAGGCCCTGGCCTCCTTCGACGGTTCCGAGCAGGCGGTCCGGGAGATCGGCGACCGCGCACGCTTCGTCGACCTGACCGACTGGTACTGCACCACGACGAGCTGCCCGGCCGTGGTCGGCGGCGTGCTCGTCCACCGCGATCCGACCCACCTGACCGCGACCTTCGCGACCACGCTCGCGCCCTACCTCGGCGCGGACATCGCGCGCGCGCTCGACTCGCTCGGACGCTGA
- a CDS encoding exopolysaccharide production protein, with protein sequence MTDHGLSRRALARRYLSAWIGFSAGGRFSQALATAILLFAFGEPAVHAMVGTAGAWAALVTLVVLAGLSLLGQRYRIEWHGVLPLSLLAFVGFCGLSVLWSEYSWYALRGVVETVCFVGLGLYLALGRDLVQVIRAAGDAFRILLVVALGLEVLSGLVLDVPIPAFGIQGDIAYGGPIQGIGGNRNFMGFVAATALVTFVVEFLTRSVTTWRAVASTALAVIALMLVQSPITGIAMIALAVTALAIWALRHAAPTTRPIVNTVLGGAVLGMLVLTVLFRHRVLAEIGAAGGTATRLGLWAQIRLLGEQDPMQGRGWVGTWPTEDVFPFTTLIDPSGVRFTSGLDAFVDAYLQVGLAGALLLAVAGGLAFARAWVTATTFPGVAYVWPAAVLVLLAVTSTAESYLLHGAGLMLFATVIVVAARRRSWRRHLPRDQA encoded by the coding sequence GTGACGGACCACGGGCTGAGCAGACGAGCGCTCGCTCGGCGCTACCTGTCCGCCTGGATCGGCTTCTCGGCGGGCGGGCGCTTCAGCCAGGCGCTCGCGACGGCGATCCTGCTCTTCGCGTTCGGCGAACCCGCCGTCCACGCCATGGTCGGCACCGCCGGCGCGTGGGCCGCGCTCGTCACCCTCGTCGTGCTCGCCGGGTTGAGCCTGCTCGGCCAGCGCTACCGCATCGAGTGGCACGGCGTCCTGCCCCTCTCGCTGCTCGCCTTCGTCGGCTTCTGCGGGCTCAGCGTGCTCTGGAGCGAGTACTCCTGGTACGCCCTGCGCGGGGTGGTCGAGACGGTCTGCTTCGTCGGGCTCGGGCTCTACCTGGCGCTCGGTCGCGACCTCGTGCAGGTCATCCGCGCGGCCGGCGACGCCTTCCGCATCCTGCTCGTCGTGGCGCTCGGTCTCGAGGTGCTCTCCGGGCTCGTGCTCGACGTCCCGATCCCCGCCTTCGGCATCCAGGGCGACATCGCGTACGGTGGTCCGATCCAGGGGATCGGGGGCAACCGCAACTTCATGGGCTTCGTGGCCGCGACCGCCCTGGTCACCTTCGTGGTCGAGTTCCTCACCCGGTCGGTCACCACCTGGCGCGCGGTCGCCTCCACCGCGCTGGCCGTGATCGCGCTCATGCTCGTGCAGTCCCCCATCACCGGGATCGCCATGATCGCGCTGGCCGTGACGGCCCTGGCGATCTGGGCGCTCCGGCACGCAGCGCCGACGACGCGACCGATCGTGAACACCGTGCTCGGCGGCGCCGTCCTGGGCATGCTCGTGCTGACGGTCCTGTTCCGGCACCGGGTGCTCGCCGAGATCGGTGCCGCCGGCGGGACGGCGACGCGGCTCGGCCTCTGGGCGCAGATCCGGCTGCTCGGCGAACAGGATCCGATGCAGGGTCGCGGCTGGGTCGGCACCTGGCCGACCGAGGACGTCTTCCCCTTCACCACCCTCATCGACCCGTCGGGCGTGCGGTTCACCTCCGGGCTCGACGCCTTCGTGGACGCGTACCTCCAGGTCGGACTCGCGGGCGCGCTCCTGCTCGCGGTCGCGGGCGGGCTGGCGTTCGCCCGCGCCTGGGTCACCGCGACGACCTTCCCCGGTGTCGCCTACGTGTGGCCGGCCGCTGTGCTCGTGCTCCTCGCGGTCACGAGCACCGCTGAGAGCTACCTGCTGCACGGCGCGGGCCTGATGCTGTTCGCGACCGTGATCGTCGTGGCAGCCCGACGGCGCTCGTGGCGGCGGCACCTGCCGCGCGACCAGGCGTGA
- a CDS encoding O-antigen ligase family protein yields MTNTWPLARGTVPEREAFAFATAVIGVLFAGDAVPNTITWYAAAAVWAALAGWGIAVVVRARPPLSRTPRSLWLFLGWCLLSVAWSHWRAATLASMVAQLLCVLVAFAIASTLSWRRLLDAVSAALRWVLGLSLLFEAVVAVVVRHPIAPIWTHYGDRDIPDAFYFSRAELFTGGRIQGLPGNANLLAMVALLALVAVAVQLAEGRLHRGRAAAWLAVGVLVLALTRSSTVLVAAVVVVLAAVVALLVRRAPSGRRAPRYLAVAVAAVVLAVVGVAARGTLTGLLGKSSDLTGRGEIWSAVLGLVDQHPVLGWGWIGYWWPNIPALADIAHRNGVTYLQAHDAALDVLMQTGVVGLVLFALYVVSTLVRSWWCATRTPYGPDLRPRGFDPVSLFPLLVVVALLVQAVAESRLLYQGNWVLLAVVAIKTRTVLVGEEPASTGDGPRIPVAARAFRGATAD; encoded by the coding sequence GTGACGAACACCTGGCCGCTGGCCCGCGGGACCGTGCCCGAGCGCGAGGCCTTCGCCTTCGCCACCGCGGTCATCGGCGTGCTGTTCGCCGGCGACGCCGTGCCGAACACGATCACCTGGTACGCCGCCGCCGCGGTGTGGGCCGCCCTGGCCGGCTGGGGCATCGCGGTCGTCGTGCGCGCCCGTCCGCCGCTCAGCCGTACGCCGCGCTCCCTCTGGCTGTTCCTGGGCTGGTGCCTGCTCAGCGTCGCGTGGTCGCACTGGCGTGCGGCCACCCTGGCGAGCATGGTCGCCCAGCTGCTCTGCGTGCTCGTCGCGTTCGCGATCGCTTCGACGCTCAGCTGGCGGCGCCTGCTCGACGCGGTGTCCGCCGCACTGCGCTGGGTGCTCGGGCTCTCGCTGCTGTTCGAGGCCGTCGTGGCCGTCGTGGTCCGCCACCCGATCGCGCCGATCTGGACGCACTACGGCGACCGGGACATCCCGGACGCCTTCTACTTCTCGCGCGCCGAGCTGTTCACCGGCGGTCGGATCCAGGGGCTGCCGGGGAACGCGAACCTGCTGGCCATGGTGGCCCTGCTCGCACTCGTCGCGGTCGCCGTCCAGCTCGCCGAGGGGCGGCTGCACCGCGGCCGCGCCGCCGCCTGGCTCGCGGTCGGCGTCCTCGTGCTCGCGCTCACCCGGTCCTCGACCGTCCTCGTCGCCGCCGTCGTGGTCGTCCTCGCGGCCGTGGTCGCGCTCCTCGTCCGCCGGGCGCCGAGCGGGAGGCGAGCTCCCCGCTACCTGGCCGTCGCGGTCGCCGCCGTCGTCCTGGCCGTCGTCGGCGTCGCGGCCCGCGGGACGCTCACGGGGCTCCTCGGCAAGTCGTCCGACCTCACCGGCCGCGGCGAGATCTGGTCGGCGGTGCTCGGGCTCGTCGACCAGCACCCCGTCCTCGGGTGGGGCTGGATCGGCTACTGGTGGCCGAACATCCCGGCGCTCGCCGACATCGCGCACCGGAACGGTGTGACGTACCTGCAGGCGCACGACGCCGCCCTCGACGTCCTCATGCAGACCGGCGTCGTCGGGCTGGTCCTCTTCGCCCTGTACGTCGTGTCGACGCTCGTGCGCTCCTGGTGGTGTGCGACCCGGACCCCGTACGGACCGGACCTGCGGCCCCGCGGCTTCGACCCGGTGTCGCTCTTCCCGCTCCTGGTCGTCGTTGCGCTCCTCGTGCAGGCGGTCGCCGAGTCCCGCCTGCTCTACCAGGGCAACTGGGTCCTCCTCGCGGTGGTCGCGATCAAGACGCGGACGGTGCTCGTCGGTGAGGAGCCCGCCTCGACGGGTGACGGACCGCGGATCCCCGTCGCCGCGCGCGCGTTCCGGGGCGCGACCGCGGACTGA
- the galE gene encoding UDP-glucose 4-epimerase GalE → MSWLVTGGAGYIGSHVVRALRAAGIDTVAFDDLSSGFRGFVPEDVPFVEGTILDGDLLARTLREHAVTGVVHVAGFKYAGVSVERPLHTYEQNVTGTATLLRAMAENGVTKAVFSSSAAVYGTPDVDVVVEDTPKAPESPYGESKLIGEWLLRDMEVAAGFATTSLRYFNVVGSGEPDLYDASPHNLFPLVFDALLAGRTPRINGDDYDTPDGTCVRDYIHVADLAHSHAVAARKLEAGEQLERAYNLGSGDGVSVRQIMDAMAAGTGIAFEPEVAPRRPGDPARIVATGEAAARDLEWAMRHTLDEMVSSAWEARRRVG, encoded by the coding sequence ATGAGTTGGCTGGTCACCGGCGGTGCCGGGTACATCGGGTCCCACGTCGTCCGCGCGCTGCGGGCTGCCGGCATCGACACGGTCGCGTTCGACGACCTGTCGAGCGGGTTCCGCGGGTTCGTGCCGGAGGACGTGCCGTTCGTGGAGGGCACGATCCTCGACGGTGACCTGCTGGCCCGCACCCTGCGCGAGCACGCGGTGACCGGTGTGGTGCACGTGGCCGGCTTCAAGTACGCCGGGGTCTCGGTCGAGCGGCCGCTGCACACGTACGAGCAGAACGTCACCGGCACCGCGACGCTGCTGCGGGCGATGGCGGAGAACGGTGTGACGAAGGCGGTGTTCTCGTCGAGCGCCGCGGTCTACGGCACGCCGGACGTCGACGTCGTGGTCGAGGACACCCCGAAGGCGCCGGAGTCGCCGTACGGGGAGTCGAAGCTGATCGGGGAGTGGCTGCTGCGGGACATGGAGGTCGCTGCCGGCTTCGCGACGACGTCGCTCCGCTACTTCAACGTCGTCGGGTCTGGGGAGCCGGACCTGTACGACGCGAGCCCGCACAACCTGTTCCCGCTCGTCTTCGACGCCCTGCTCGCCGGTCGCACACCGCGGATCAACGGTGACGACTACGACACCCCGGACGGCACCTGCGTCCGCGACTACATCCACGTCGCCGACCTCGCGCACTCGCACGCGGTCGCGGCGCGGAAGCTCGAGGCGGGGGAGCAGCTCGAGCGTGCCTACAACCTCGGCAGCGGCGACGGTGTCAGCGTGCGGCAGATCATGGACGCGATGGCGGCCGGGACCGGGATCGCGTTCGAGCCCGAGGTCGCCCCGCGCCGTCCGGGGGACCCGGCCCGGATCGTCGCGACGGGCGAGGCCGCTGCCCGTGACCTCGAGTGGGCGATGCGCCACACGCTCGACGAGATGGTCTCCAGTGCGTGGGAAGCCCGCCGCCGCGTCGGTTAG